A stretch of Cicer arietinum cultivar CDC Frontier isolate Library 1 chromosome 5, Cicar.CDCFrontier_v2.0, whole genome shotgun sequence DNA encodes these proteins:
- the LOC101506757 gene encoding vacuolar protein sorting-associated protein 29-like, with amino-acid sequence MVLVLALGDLHVPHRAPDIPAKFKSMLVPGKIQHIICTGNLCIKEVHDYLKTLCPDLHITRGEYDDETRYPETKTLTIGQFKLGLCHGHQVIPWGDLDSLAMLQRQLDVDILVTGHTHQFTAYKHEGGVVINPGSATGAYSSITYDVNPSFVLMDIDGLRVVVYVYELIDGEVKVDKIDFKKTSSSQSAH; translated from the exons ATGGTGCTGGTGTTGGCTTTGGGGGATTTACATGTGCCCCACAGAGCACCTGATATCCCTGCTAAGTTCAAATCCATGCTTGTCCCTGGAAAGATCCAGCATATTATCTGCACTGGAAATTTATGTATTAAA GAAGTTCATGACTACTTGAAGACTCTTTGTCCAGACTTGCATATAACTCGTGGTGAGTATGATGATGAGACGAGATATCCAGAGACTAAAACACTAACCATTGGTCAGTTTAAGCTTGGACTTTGCCATGGTCATCAG GTTATTCCATGGGGAGACCTAGATTCACTAGCAATGCTGCAGAGGCAGCTTGATGTAGACATCCTTGTGACAGGTCACACACATCAGTTTACAGCATACAAACATGAGGGTGGTGTGGTTATAAATCCAGGTTCTGCAACTGGTGCCTATAGCAGCATCACATATGATGTAAACCCAAGTTTTGTCCTCATGGACATCGATGGTCTGCGTGTTGTTGTCTATGTATATGAACTTATTGATGGAGAGGTTAAGGTTGACAAGATAGATTTCAAGAAAACATCCTCAAGCCAATCTGCTCACTGA
- the LOC101506431 gene encoding glucan endo-1,3-beta-glucosidase 11: MHPLLTLSILFSYLSLPLLIVADGSYIGVNYGRIANNLPSAVKVVNLLKSQGIDRVKLYDTDPAVLWALSGSGIKVTVNLPNEKLFFAAKKLSFALSWLHKNVVVYYPHTLIETIAVGNEVFVDPHNTTNYLVPAMKNIHKALVKNNLHNFIKVSSPIALTALGSSYPSSTGSFRPELIEPVIKPMLSFLRETASFLMVNVYPFFAYVSNADVISLDYALFRENPGSVDPGNGLKYFNIFDAQIDAVFAALSALKYDDVRIVVSETGWPSEGDSYEVGASPQNAAAYNGNLVKKILSNGGTPLRPNANLTVYLFALFNENGKVGPTSERHFGLFYPDMKKVYDVPFTVAAMKGY; this comes from the exons ATGCATCCTCTACTCA CTCTTTCCATTCTCTTTTCCTACCTCTCACTTCCACTACTAATTGTTGCTG ATGGTAGCTACATTGGGGTCAACTATGGTCGCATTGCCAACAACCTTCCCTCAGCAGTCAAAGTCGTTAACCTTCTAAAATCACAAGGCATTGACCGGGTCAAACTATACGATACCGACCCGGCTGTTTTATGGGCTTTATCCGGATCCGGAATCAAAGTAACCGTCAATCTCCCCAACGAAAAACTTTTTTTCGCAGCCAAGAAACTCTCCTTCGCCCTCTCATGGCTCCACAAAAACGTCGTCGTTTACTACCCTCACACACTCATCGAAACCATTGCAGTCGGCAACGAAGTCTTCGTCGATCCACACAACACCACCAACTACCTCGTTCCCGCCATGAAAAACATTCACAAAGCACTGGTAAAGAACAATCTCCACAACTTCATCAAAGTCTCTTCCCCAATCGCACTCACCGCTCTCGGATCTTCATATCCATCTTCAACCGGGTCGTTCCGACCCGAACTTATAGAACCAGTTATAAAACCGATGTTGAGTTTCCTCCGCGAAACGGCGTCGTTTTTAATGGTAAACGTGTATCCTTTTTTTGCTTACGTGTCGAACGCTGACGTCATATCTTTAGACTACGCTTTGTTTCGTGAAAACCCGGGTAGTGTGGATCCGGGTAACGGGTTAAAGTATTTCAATATCTTCGACGCGCAAATCGACGCCGTTTTTGCCGCGCTTTCTGCTCTCAAATACGACGACGTTAGGATCGTTGTGAGTGAAACGGGTTGGCCTTCGGAAGGTGATAGTTATGAGGTGGGTGCGTCCCCACAGAACGCTGCTGCGTACAACGGTAACCTTGTTAAAAAGATTTTAAGTAACGGTGGGACCCCCTTGCGGCCAAACGCGAATCTAACCGTTTATTTGTTCGCGCTTTTCAATGAGAATGGGAAAGTGGGACCCACCTCGGAGAGGCATTTTGGACTATTTTATCCTGATATGAAGAAGGTTTATGACGTTCCGTTCACGGTGGCGGCGATGAAGGGATACTGA